Within Moorena sp. SIOASIH, the genomic segment ACACTGGTAGGAGAAAAACCTGCATCTTCGTAAGCCCGCTTTAACGCTTTCCCTTGTCCTTCTGGGCGAGGAGCGTAAATGCTTTTATATCGACCATCACTGGAGGTGCCAATGCCTTTGATCACAGCATAGATTGTGTCATTATCTCGCTTAGCGTCCTCCAGACGTTTGAGTACCAGCATCCCGATGCCTTCACCCAGCATCATCCCATCCGACTCAGCATCGAAAGGCTTAATAGTCTGGCTTGGGGAGATGGCAGGGGTTTTGCTGAAACAAATATAGGCAAAGAGGGAGTTATCGGTGTCAACTCCTCCAGTCAGCATCATGTCAGCGCGATGCTCACTCAGCTCACTAATTGCCATTTTTAAAGCACCTAATGAGCTGGCACAGGCGGCATCCACTACACAGTTTGTCCCCCCCAAATCTAGACGGTTGGCGATTCGTCCAGCAATCACATTAGCTAGCATACCGGGAAAGGCATTTTCGTTCCACTGCACATAGGCTAGCTTTATCTTTTCTACAATTTTTTTAGTATCCTGATCAGATAACCCACTACTTTTTAGGACTTTCTCCCAAATCGGATACTGCAATCTAACTGAAAGTGGTGTACCTAGTTGTTTTCCCAGTGCCGAGCCTAGGATCACCCCAGTACGCTCTCGATTAAACTCCCGGGATTTGCCATAGCCCGCATCTTCGATCGCCTCCTTTGCCACTACTAGACTTAACAGCTGGGAAACATCTGTTACTTCCAGGATGTTCGGAGGTAGCCCAAACTCCATGGGGTTAAAATCGATATGTGGAATAAATCCGCCTCTTTTGCAGTAGGTTTTGTCCGCTGCCTTGGGGTCTGGATCGTAGTAGTCGTCTACATTCCAGTGGGAGGCAGGAACATCAGTAATGCAGTCGATTTTTTGAAGAATATTCGTCCAGTATTCCTGCAAATTTCTGGCTTTTGGTAAAAGCGATGCCATGCCAATAATGGCGATAGGAGTTTGTGGCAGTTTTTGGTTAATATTGCTTGATTCTGTTAATTTATCCGACATCGTGTCTTTCCCTTGGATAAGTTGGATCAGATTCTTTTCAAAGCTATCCACGTCGTCTTGGAGCTGGGCCAATGCCATGTCAAGTTTAGAATTAGACATAGACTGAGTCTTAACCACGGTAAACTAGTTAACTTAATTTAGGTTTTTATTTTTTTGTGAGCATAAAACTAGTTTTATCAACTGAATTGCTTAGTTACTTAATTTAGTTATTTTGACTGATTTACTTTATTTTTTTTCGTACTTAAAAATATAACAAAAATTTAAAAAAGCACTTTTTTAAAAAAATTAATCAAAAAATAACAGCCTATAGTTTTGAATGATTTTTTCTCTGGTAGCCATAATCAAAACTTAATATTATGAAATAAAAAATCGATTTTTTGCCAATCGTTACTGCTATTTAAGCTATTGTAAATAGTATCAATTGCCCTAGGGGATGAGTTGGATAATCTTTTCACAAATTTCATGTGCTGAATGGTTATTGTTGACTGTTTGTAAAGAGACATAAAAAACTACCAAGAGAGGTACCTGGGGGAAGAGAGACAAGTAGGGGAGAAATAGGTAGAAAGTGCTATGTATGAAGGAAACTTGGTATTACTTATTTCTGCCACGTTGCATTAGACTGCCGTAACTCTACATACCTTAGCTTCAGGAAGCAGTTAAGCTCGAAGCAAGTCAATCGTAAGTATTTAGCCTTAGGGAGTAACAAGAAGGCTAAACGTAAGCATTCAGCCGTCAGCCGTCAGCCGTCAGCTTTGTGGCACAGGCCACAAGCGCTGTGACTTTACTCAGATTAAACGAATGCTTACCTGTTGTCTTGATCCCAAGCGCGAGTGGGGGAAACCCCCGCAGGTCGGCGCTGCATCGCTTATTCAAAACCTGTTCGGTGTAGCTTCCCCAAGCGCCCATAAACTGATAGCTGATAGCTGATAGCTGATAGCTGAGTGCTTACGGCTAAACTCCATTGAGAGCAGGCTTGATTGTGTTTTAACCCTCACCACTCTTAGCGCTTATTGACAGGTTTATTGACCAGAAATTAGCCCCTGAATTCCCAGCAAACTACTCTATCTGGTTCAGTTATGATTAACAGGTTTTAATTACGGCTTAATTTCACCCTATACCCTTTCAAGTTGTCATCCCCTGAGGTATTCAGCCATCAGCTAACACGCTACGTGCTTACTGTACTTGCCAGGTACCAGCTATTCATGATTCCTGCAACAGAACCGAGTCAGGAGCAGCCCATCACGAAGCGCGTCGCTCACGAAAACAAGCTTATGGGGGAACTCTCTTTATTGATCAGACGTTGGATTACATTAGCTGTTTGCACAGCATGCCCGTAGCGCGTTAGCTCAGGAGTTGATAGGTGAATGCTTACCCTAAAATAGCAAAACTTTTTCTCCAGATAAAGTCTATCTATCTAGATCGATAGCAGCAATATAGTTGGTGTAAATGACAACATTGACCACATTTATTGTAGAAAAAATATCTTAATTTTACCTAGCCAATCTCCACGGTTTTACAGCTTTATCCAGATAACAATTAAAGACCTAAAATATTTTTTAATCAAGGATGAATACAGGGGTCTCGCCTGTCACGTTTTTTTCTGTTGAGCTAAACTAGGGTTAGCATCGTCAAATTAGTTTGAATGAGCCATGTAGTTTTACAAATAAATCCAGAGTTACAGCTTGAACGCTAACTTCAATACAATAATCATACAATTTTATAATTATCAGATATTTATTTGGTGAATTTTGTATAAATTATTGATTAAGTGGCGATTATAGCGTTAGGTAGAGCTTTCAGCCGTCAAGCACTAGGACTCTGTCAATTTAGTTTTGAGGGTTAGGGCAAGGTGTTAGGCTGAAGGGGTGACAAACAGCCTTAAAAGCCTTACAGGGTGTGGGGTGTGGGGTATTGGGTGTAGGGGAAGATCAGGAGCTGGCCACATTGGTAGCGATGCAGCTGAGGAACAGGGGGTTTCCCCCACTCGCGCTTGGGTACTTGAAGGGACGGTTTAATCAGGTTTCGGACCGATTGTTATCGCTGGGGTCACTCCAAATTCCGTTCTATTTTCCCCACACCCCACACCCCACACCCCATACCCTGTCTAGTTTTTAGCCTTGTTGTCACCCCCTCAGGGTGTTAGGTGTAGGTGTTAGGTGTAGGTGTTAGGTGTTAGGCTTTCACATCCCTCACGGGAAGAAAGATCAGCTCCTAGGCATGGGATCACATCCCCTGTCGCCACTTCACGCCAAATCACCTCAGCCCGTTTACGGACAATGACTTCTTCGAGATCAGATAGAATTAATCGGCTGCCAGCCCTTAATAAATCTCGGGTTAACTCCTGTCCAAAACCACCAGCTGCACCAGTAATGAGTACAACTGCCTCTTGTCAATGAGCCATATTCCTGATCCGTAATTGCTTTATACAGAAATTATATTCAATCATTCAAAAACTGTGAATTAAAGTCCGACAAAGAAAGCTCAAGTAATGGTTGAAAATTGGTGAAGACCTAGGATTTACTCGCACAGGGAAGCTGATCTCGTGCCTAGATCGCTAAAATGTCACTAAAAATAAAAAGTATATTTTAATCATGGTGGTTAAGAAATTTACGCCGTACTTTACTATTATAATAGAAGCTATTTTATACAGAGGAATTTTCTCCAAAGGCAATTTTAAAATTTTAATTTATATAGAGTTAAGAGCATAGCCAATCCCTTGACATCTTTAGGTAATCATTATGTCATTTATCACTCACTATGTGGTTTCAATAAAGATCTCCAAAACCTGTGGTTGGATATGGTCGGGGTATGCAAAAATTAGTTTACAAGCTAGCGGCTGCTTAGGTGACTTGAGTTAATGACTTGAGTTAATCATCTCAGGAGAGATATTGTAAGCATTCAGCCGTCAGCCGTCAGCCGTCAGCTAAAAGCTCACGCTACTTGAGGTGCCGTCAGCCGTCAGCATTCAGCTGACGTAACAAAGATTAAACGAATGCTTACTTGTTGTCTTGATGCAGTCGCTCATGGGGGAAACCACGGCAGTCGCTCATGGGGGGAACCCCCAAGACCGCGCTGCCTCCCCAAGACCGCGCTGCATCGCTTATTTAAAAGCTCAAAGCTGAGAGCTGAGAGCTGATAGCTGAGAGCTGATAGCTGAGAGCTGATAGCTGAATGCTTACGTTGTAACTAATGCCTTGACCACTACCTTACCGTTACCTCTAGTAGGGATGACAGACTGTAGCCTCAATCACCCTATATGACTTCAGAAACGGTCATGGTTTTGACCAAAGCCGCCTGGGAGCATAATTTTTCTACCAAGTACAAGGAAGAATAGGGAGTTTTAATTTTAGTGAAAGCCTCCATTTTTACTACCGCTAATATTGTATTAGCTACTTTGGGAATTGTGGGAGTTGAGGTCAAACCTGCTACATCTCAGTCCTTCGATTTTTCTGATCAAGAAAAATCTGATATCAGTAATTTTTTGAGCAGCCTATCCTCAAACAATCCAACCGTTTCCAATAATAAGTCCTTCTTGAAAAGACTATTGCCTTCGCCGATAGTCAACAGTGGAACATCAGGCAGTAGTCAGGCGTTAGATAATATAATAACCGAATTTATTACTGTCCTGAAAATAGGCACCCCAGGTCCCGATCCTTTTGTAGGGGATTCATCGAATAACGTCATTTTCACTCGTACTGGCAATGATATTTTACTGGGTGTCGATCCTGGTGCTGCTATCCCTGGTCAAGGAGAAATTGATATCTTAATTGGTGGTCCTGATAGTACTAATGAAGGACCGAGCATCAATGCCCCTACCAGAGACCGATTTTTGTTGGGGGATGAGAATAATCCCTACTACGCTGGCGGTAAGGGATTCCGAGGGAATAAGGACTATGCTTTAATTCCAGACTTCGATCCCAACCAAGATACTATTCGGCTTCACGGTAACCCAAGTAACTATACTCTGGCACCGATCGGACCGGAAAAAAATGGCACAGCCATATTTGTGAATAATCCTAAACCTGATCTGATCGCCCTTTTGCCAGGAGCTTCTGGTCTGAGTGTAGATGGCGACTACTTTGAGTACGATAATACTGCTCCATCCCAACAACCAGCTTTAGAGAATGCTCAGCAGTTGGGAAGTGCCAGTGTTGATATCGGGTTTAATGTTGGCACTGATAGCGTTGGTAATGTATATGTTACAGGATGGACTCAAGGGGACTTGGGGCAATCCAATGCTGGATCTCAAGATGCCTACATAGCTAAATACAATAGCGAGGGCAAAGTACAGTGGGTTAAACAGTTGGGGACTTCTGGTGAAGACCGCTCCTTTGATATTAGCTTTGACAGCGCTAACAATGTTTACATTGCAGGCACCACTACGGGTAACTTAGGGGGACCGGTCGTTGGAGGAGATGATGCCTATTTTATTAAGTTAGACAGTAATGGCAACACCTTGTTGAGTAAACAGTATGGAACTGACCAATTCGACACTGCCTTTGGCATTGACGTTGATAATGAGGGTAATATCTACACTGGGGGATATACCTCAGGTGACATAGGCGCAGTAAATGCTGGATCAGATGATCCCTATGTAGCCAAGTTTGATAGCAATGGCAACCAGTTGTGGGCTAAACAGTTTGGTACTCCTTACTTTGACGAACTTTACGGTCTCGCCGCCGACAACAATGGTAATGTTTTTGCTACAGGATTCACTACTGATAAATTAGGCGAACAGCATGCTGGGTTGTATGATGGCTGGTTGACGAAGTTTGATAGCAATGGCAACCAGTTGTGGATTGAGCAGTTTGGTACTTCTAATTATGATTTTGCCTGGGATCTTGCTCTTGATAGCTCTGGTAATGTCTACAGCACAGGATTTACCCTGGGCTCTTTAGGGGGACCTAATGCTGGGTATTATGATGCGTTCTTGGTTAAGTATGACACGGATGGCAACCAGCTATGGACTCAACAGATTGGAACTTCTGGTTCTGATAGTGCCTTGGCTATTGACATCGACAGTAACGGCGTTATCTATATTTCAGGAATCACTGATGGTGATTTAGGAGGAGTCAATGCCGGACTCAATGATGTCTTTGTTGCCAAGTTCGACAGTGAGGGTAACCTGTTGATGACTGAGCAGTTTGGAACCCCCGAAGATGACTTTGCCTTTTTTGGTATTGATGCCCAGCAGGCTGCTAAGGTTTACTTAGCCGGATTTACTGGTGGGTCTTTGGGAGGAGCCAATGCCGGATCCTTTGATGCCTGGGTAGCTAGTTCCAGCCTTTCTGCTGGATCTGTGCCTTCAGCTCCTGAACCCACCACCATTTTGGGTTCGTTAGCCACACTCATGTTTGGTGCTCGCTTCAAGAAAAGAGTTGGAAAGAAGTTCCAGAGCACTCTGTCCAAGAAAAGTACTTAACAAGCTTAATCTAAAACCATTAAGCTAACACCACCAAAACCTTATGATTTCCTAACTTTGTGATCTACTGAGAGTAGCTAAAACCGAGTAGCTAAAACCTGAGCGCTCTTGCTTGAGGGTGTCTTCTACCACTCTCTCAGGCTTAGTACTTAGGCTCCAAGCTTATTGATTTAGACTGGTTGTGGGGTATAGGGTGTGGAGTTTAGTAAGCAAAATTGGAACATTGATTGTTCGGTTCACTGCTTAACTTATAAGACTTTGCTTAAAGCGATGCAGTGCGGTCTTGGGGAGCCAGCGCCTTCATGAGGGGGTTCCCACAGGGCGAACAGCGGCACGCACGTGACCCACACAGAAGCCAAACCATGAGCGACTGCATCAAGACAGTGCCAAAACGATTTTTTTTATCTAATTTTTTTATCTAAAAAAATTAACTATTACGTTTATAAAACTCTCTATAAAAAGAATAATCAAATTCTTATAAACTTCAATTAAGCGTCCTGGTTCGGCTTTTAAAAAAAAATTAAAATATTCCGAAAAATACCTTGCTATAACTTGGATATCATGACAGAATATTTCAAGGGATATAAATAGTTTAATTTCCCCCCCAAAATAAAAATTTAGGGTAAGCACCGGTCAAAAAAACTAAAATCTATAGGATCAGTGGTGTACTGTCAACATTCAGAAATAATTCGAGTTTTACGAACTTGCAAAAGTTGGTACTACACTAGTTCCATCTAGTGTTGACCGAGATATTATATTTATTATTTGGTTTTCTTGCTGAAGCAATAGCTAATTCATCTAGTTCATCAACTATCCATGCTTCCTGCCTCATTTTCTTAAATGAGGTTAATGTACAACAGAACTTCTTATACAGTGAAACCAGTGGCAGATGTGCGATGCACTTCTCCACTACTATTGCCAAATAACGATTATCGTGCATAAGGAAAGTCAACCATTTACAAACTCTGTAAGTCAGTGGTACCTGATTTTGGCAGCAGCTATGGGTTTAGCTACTGGGGGGATTTATCTCTATGCCTTGCCCCAATTTGAATCTAAACCTGAAGGTTCTATATCAAATTCCCCAGAAAATACCATTGCCATTGTTGCGGTCACTGCCCTGGGACGTCTAGAGCCTCAAGGAGAAGTGACTCGTTTGTCTGCCCCTAATTCTGTAGGAGGTACCCGAGTTGAGCAACTCTTAGTGAAGGAAGGAGACAAGATTAAGGCAGGGCAAATCGTCGCTCTGCTGGACAGTTATGCTCTTCGTTTTGCTACTTTAGAACAAGTTAAGCAAAAGGTTCAAATTGCCCAAGCTCGTCTGGACAGAGTCAAAGCTGGAGCTCAGGCAGGAGAAATTGCGGCACAAGAGGCAGCGATCGCTCGTTTACAAGCTCAGTTACGAGGGGAAGTGGCGGCACAGGAAGCCACCCTCGCTCGCTTACAAGCCCAGTTACGAGGGGAAGTGGCAGCACAGGAAGCCACCCTGGCTCGCTTACAAGCCCAATTGCGTAATGCTCAAGCAGAGTATCAACGTAATCAAAAACTCTATCAAGAAGGTGCAATTTCCGCCTCTGTTTTTGACAGTAAACGTCTGCAAGTGGAAACGATTCAAGAGCAAATCAATGAAGCCAATGCTGCTCTGAAACGGACTTTGGAAACGATTCAAGAGCAAATTAATGAAGCCAATGCTACTCTGCGACGGACTATGGACACCGGTCAAGAACAGATCAGTCAAGCTAAAGCCACTCTAGACCGTATTGCTGAGGTTCGTCCAGTAGATGTACAAGTAGCTCAGGAAGAGATTAAGAGTGCGATCGCTGCTGTCAAGCTCGCTGAAGCTGAACTGGATTTAACCTACATCCGTTCTCCTATCGATGGACAAGTCCTGAAAGTTCACACCAAATCTGGAGAAGTTATTGGCAGTGACGGGATTGTTGAGCTAGGTCAAACCGACCAAATGTACGTAATCGCAGAAGTCCATGAAACGGATGTTAGCAAAGTCGATCTGGGTCAAAAGGCTACTATTACTAGCGCTGCTTTTTTGGGGAAAATACAGGGAACAGTCACTCAGATTGGTTTACAAATTGACAGACAACAGGTTTTTGATGTTAATCCTGGATCAGATACGGATCGTAAAGTGGTCGAAGTTAAAATCCGCATTGATGATTCCGTAGACAGTCAACGAGTTGCAGCATTTACCAACTTACAAGTAGAGGTCACCATTCACCTATAACTCGGTTAACCACATTCAGAACTGTTGAATCCAGCAATAAACATTTACCAAAATTCTATCGTTGTTGTCAAGGGATGCAGCGTCGCATCTTTACTCCCTACTCCCTACTTCCTACTCCCTACTCCCTACTCCCTACTCCCATTAACCAACTCCTAGTAAGTCCCTCACCCAATTGAAAACTGCTATATTAAATTCCCCAGACATCCCATTTCCCAAAATGCTTGAAGAATGATTCTCCAACTTCCGATTGCCTGGTTACAACTAGCGAGACAAAGAGTTCGTTTTCTGGTTGCTCTAGCTGGTATTGCTTTTATCGTTGTTCTAATTTTTATGCAACTTGGGTTTAATGATTCTCTCTATAATAGTGCTACTAAGGTGCATCAGATTATCAACGGTGATTTGTTTTTAATCAGTTCCCAATATAAATCTTTGACCGCTAAGCAGAGCTTTCCTAGAGAGCGTTTATATCAGGCTCTAGGATTTAATGGAGTAGAAGCAGTTAGTCCATTATATCTAAGGTTTGCCAAATTTAAAAATCCCATTACTGATCAAAAGTACTCAATCTATGTTATTGGCTTTGATCCGGGAAAACCTGTGCTGAATTCTCCGGAAGTTAATCAAAATATAAATATAATTAAACTTCCTAATGTAGTTTTATTTGACCGGAAGTCTAGACCTGATTTTGGTCCAATTGCTGAGAACTTTGAGCAGGGAAACACGGAACAAACTATCGAAATATTTGCTTTTGCAGCAAGAAAAGGTTATCGAGTTAAGGTTGGGGGCTTGTTTAGTCTAGGACCTTCCTTTGGGGTGGACGGTAATTTGGTAGTTGGCGACTCAACATTGTTCCGGATATTCGATGTAAATTCAGGGATGGTTGATGTAGGAGTCATTACTCTCAGACCTGATGCAGATCCTCAAATGGTTTTAAAAAATTTGAGAAACCACTTATCTGAAGATGTTTTAGTTCTTTCTTATCAAGAATTTATTGACTTTGAAAAAGACTATTGGCAGACAAGAACTCCCATTGGCTTTACCCTTGGTCTGATGCTATTTATGGCATCAGTTGTTGGTATAGTGATTGTCTATCAAATTCTTCATAGTAATATTTCTACTAACTTAGTTGCCTATGCCACTCTAAAAGCAATTGGCTATCCAAATCAATACTTATTATCTGTAGTATTTCAACAGTCTGTTATATTAGCTTTTTTAGGTTATATCCCAGGATTTGCTATCTCCCTAGGTCTGTATCATGTGGCCATGAATGCTACTGGATTACCAATGGAGATGAAACTTCCTCAAGCCTCTATAGTTTTAATAGTAACCATTTTAATGTGTTTGGCTTCTGGTCTCTTGGCTGTTAACAAAATGCGGTCTGCCGATCCAGCTGATATTTTCTAAGTTTCTTTTTTGAAATTTAATAATTGCTAGCCTATAAACTTTACAATTACTATTGTATAATCCAAGAAGCCGATGTCCCAAGAAATTTTGATTGATATAAAAAAACTGAATCATTACTTGGGTCAACGGTCATTAATAAGCCAAATTTTATTTGACATTAATCTGGAAATAAAATCTGGAGAAATTGTCATTATGACGGGTCCATCAGGGTCAGGAAAAACAACGCTGTTGACGTTAATTGGAGGATTGCGTTCTGTACAAGAGGGAAGTCTAAAAATTCTAGACCGAGAATTGTATGGCGCTAGTCCTGCCAAATTAGTGTCAGTGCGTAGCCACATTGGCTATATTTTTCAAGCTCACAACTTACTAGAGTTTTTGACAGCCCGGGAAAATGTTCAAATGGCGATTGAACTGCATCGAGGCATCTCTAACCGGGAAGCTCGTACTAGATCTGAAGCGATGCTCCAACTAGTTAAGCTGGGAGATCGAGTTAATCACTACCCTCAAAACCTTTCTGGGGGGCAAAAACAACGGGTAGCCATTGCCCGTGCTTTAGTCAATCATCCCAAATTGGTCTTAGCAGATGAACCGACTGCTGCTTTAGATAGTAAGACAGGTCGAGATGTGGTTAATCTTATGCAACGACTAGCTCTTGAGCAAGGATGTGCGATTTTGATGGTGACTCACGATAACAGAATTTTGGATGTTGCTGATCGCATCCTTCGTATGGAAGACGGGCATCTACTTACACCACAGTCACCAACTAATGACGAAATGCAAAAGGCAAAAGTCGAAAGACAAATTGAAAATTGAAAATTGAAAGTTGCCATTAACATCAATTAACGGCAATTAGCAATTACTAATTGCTAATTTGATTTTGACTAATGACAAATGAAAAATA encodes:
- a CDS encoding PEP-CTERM sorting domain-containing protein, with protein sequence MKASIFTTANIVLATLGIVGVEVKPATSQSFDFSDQEKSDISNFLSSLSSNNPTVSNNKSFLKRLLPSPIVNSGTSGSSQALDNIITEFITVLKIGTPGPDPFVGDSSNNVIFTRTGNDILLGVDPGAAIPGQGEIDILIGGPDSTNEGPSINAPTRDRFLLGDENNPYYAGGKGFRGNKDYALIPDFDPNQDTIRLHGNPSNYTLAPIGPEKNGTAIFVNNPKPDLIALLPGASGLSVDGDYFEYDNTAPSQQPALENAQQLGSASVDIGFNVGTDSVGNVYVTGWTQGDLGQSNAGSQDAYIAKYNSEGKVQWVKQLGTSGEDRSFDISFDSANNVYIAGTTTGNLGGPVVGGDDAYFIKLDSNGNTLLSKQYGTDQFDTAFGIDVDNEGNIYTGGYTSGDIGAVNAGSDDPYVAKFDSNGNQLWAKQFGTPYFDELYGLAADNNGNVFATGFTTDKLGEQHAGLYDGWLTKFDSNGNQLWIEQFGTSNYDFAWDLALDSSGNVYSTGFTLGSLGGPNAGYYDAFLVKYDTDGNQLWTQQIGTSGSDSALAIDIDSNGVIYISGITDGDLGGVNAGLNDVFVAKFDSEGNLLMTEQFGTPEDDFAFFGIDAQQAAKVYLAGFTGGSLGGANAGSFDAWVASSSLSAGSVPSAPEPTTILGSLATLMFGARFKKRVGKKFQSTLSKKST
- a CDS encoding ABC exporter membrane fusion protein codes for the protein MCDALLHYYCQITIIVHKESQPFTNSVSQWYLILAAAMGLATGGIYLYALPQFESKPEGSISNSPENTIAIVAVTALGRLEPQGEVTRLSAPNSVGGTRVEQLLVKEGDKIKAGQIVALLDSYALRFATLEQVKQKVQIAQARLDRVKAGAQAGEIAAQEAAIARLQAQLRGEVAAQEATLARLQAQLRGEVAAQEATLARLQAQLRNAQAEYQRNQKLYQEGAISASVFDSKRLQVETIQEQINEANAALKRTLETIQEQINEANATLRRTMDTGQEQISQAKATLDRIAEVRPVDVQVAQEEIKSAIAAVKLAEAELDLTYIRSPIDGQVLKVHTKSGEVIGSDGIVELGQTDQMYVIAEVHETDVSKVDLGQKATITSAAFLGKIQGTVTQIGLQIDRQQVFDVNPGSDTDRKVVEVKIRIDDSVDSQRVAAFTNLQVEVTIHL
- the devC gene encoding ABC transporter permease DevC, whose translation is MILQLPIAWLQLARQRVRFLVALAGIAFIVVLIFMQLGFNDSLYNSATKVHQIINGDLFLISSQYKSLTAKQSFPRERLYQALGFNGVEAVSPLYLRFAKFKNPITDQKYSIYVIGFDPGKPVLNSPEVNQNINIIKLPNVVLFDRKSRPDFGPIAENFEQGNTEQTIEIFAFAARKGYRVKVGGLFSLGPSFGVDGNLVVGDSTLFRIFDVNSGMVDVGVITLRPDADPQMVLKNLRNHLSEDVLVLSYQEFIDFEKDYWQTRTPIGFTLGLMLFMASVVGIVIVYQILHSNISTNLVAYATLKAIGYPNQYLLSVVFQQSVILAFLGYIPGFAISLGLYHVAMNATGLPMEMKLPQASIVLIVTILMCLASGLLAVNKMRSADPADIF
- a CDS encoding DevA family ABC transporter ATP-binding protein, whose amino-acid sequence is MSQEILIDIKKLNHYLGQRSLISQILFDINLEIKSGEIVIMTGPSGSGKTTLLTLIGGLRSVQEGSLKILDRELYGASPAKLVSVRSHIGYIFQAHNLLEFLTARENVQMAIELHRGISNREARTRSEAMLQLVKLGDRVNHYPQNLSGGQKQRVAIARALVNHPKLVLADEPTAALDSKTGRDVVNLMQRLALEQGCAILMVTHDNRILDVADRILRMEDGHLLTPQSPTNDEMQKAKVERQIEN